From the genome of Cytophagia bacterium CHB2:
TCGACTTTGACGATTTCGGGTTTGCTCGCGGTTGAGGTCGAGCGGATCAACCTGATCTTCGCGCGACTCGCTCGCAGCGTAGGCGTGCCCGCGAGCGTGAGTGCGTCCATGAGCGTCATGTTTTTGTTGATCAAGTATTGTCCCGGCGCGCCGACTTCGCCGAGCACGAACACCCGCCTGGCCTGATAGGAGGCGATAACGACTGTGACTTCGACATCGATGATGTATTCACTTAACAGCGCCGTCAGTTCGGCGTCAATTTCATCGGAAGTTTTGTTTTCGACATATACGCTGCCCACCAGATCGAAGGAGATGCGGCCATCCGGGCCGACCGGTTCGGCGCGCATGAAGTTCTCCTGGCGCACCGCGCCCGGGCCGGCGCTGATTTGCAAAACATCGCCCGGCCCCACGCGATAGGCTGCTTTATTGATCGGCTCACGGTACGCTTGTTCCAGCGCAGCCGTTTGCGCCAGCGCTTGTGAAGCCAGCAAGGCCAGCAGCGTGAATCCAAGGAGGAACTGTTGTTTCATTAGGT
Proteins encoded in this window:
- a CDS encoding polysaccharide export protein produces the protein MKQQFLLGFTLLALLASQALAQTAALEQAYREPINKAAYRVGPGDVLQISAGPGAVRQENFMRAEPVGPDGRISFDLVGSVYVENKTSDEIDAELTALLSEYIIDVEVTVVIASYQARRVFVLGEVGAPGQYLINKNMTLMDALTLAGTPTLRASRAKIRLIRSTSTASKPEIVKVDLNKITKKGELERDVALVDGDIIVVPPDTLSKIGYFLDKVLRPLQPLFYIGVITGLINSIF